AACACATCCTCTAGGGTGACTACCCCCGACACACCGCCATACTCATCTAGCACTACCATCAGATGTTCTCGTGTCTCTTGAAACATTTTGAGCAGCTTGTCAGCCCGTACAACTTCTGGCACAAATCGAGCTTTGCGACATAGGGAGGCGATCGTTGCCTGTTGTTGACCCCGCAGCATAGCTACTAATAACTTATGCCGCAGTGCTACCCCAATGACCTGATCCACAGTTTTGTCAATCACTACGATGCGAGTGTGTTGCGAGTTAATAATATCCTCTTCTGCTTCTGCTAGGGTTAAACTTCCCCGCAGATAGGTCATCTCGGTTCGTGGAGTCATAACATCGGCAGCGGTCACATCATTGAGGCGAAATACCTTTTGGATCATCTCCGCCTCATCATCTTCAATAATGCCTTCCTGCAAGCCAATGCGTGCCAACAGTTGAATTTCAGCCTCGTTGGTAGTAGGGCGATGACTGGGCTTATTAATTGGTTTCAATATTTGTTCCAGACACCAAACCACTGGAGTCAATAGTATCGTTAGTCCACGTACTGGCAAGGCAATGATGACAGCAACCTGTTCTGCATAGCGCTCTCCCAGAGTTTTGGGGATAATTTCTCCAAAGATAATGATTAAGAAGGTCAATAGTGCAGAAACAGCGCCAAGCCAAGCATTGCCCAACGTAGTTAACGCTACATGCCCAACCATAATGCTGCCAACAATGTTGAACATGTTGTTTAGGATGACTAGGCTGGCAATCGGGCGGTTCATATTTTCCCGAATAGCGAGCAAAGCCTGAGCCGCAGGCTGTCGGGATTGTTGAGCTAGCTGGCGGGCTTTCACCAAGGGGATAGAAAAAAGCGCCGCTTCTGAGCCAGAACAGATAGCTGAGCCAACCAGAACGAGCAGCACAACAATAGTAAGGCTAATCATTTAAGGGAGTCCTGAAGCAGGACAACTAACATGGTTAAATACAAGCATTATGCCGAGTTTAAGAGGTGTTTGCCAAGGGTGTCGGTCATCGATCGCCCTCTAATTCCGCTTTATGGCTCAATTTCTTCGGTGTAGCCCGACAGATTTGTGGGTTAAGAAGGTTAAACTGGTAGCGTGTACGCTGAAAGAACTATGCCGCTCAGTTGTCGATTTGCTATTATCAGTGACCTGCATATTGCGTTGCCACACACAATCTGGAACCATCCGAGTCGGTTTCATCTAGTGGAAATGAGCATCCCTGGCTTAGAAGTTATCTTGCAGCATTTATCACAACTTGATTTGGATTTTCTGCTCTTGCCAGGAGATTTAACCCAACATGGAGAGCCAGAAAACCACCAATGGCTGGCCGATCGCCTCGCTCAGTTGCCCTACCCAGTGTATGTGGTACCTGGGAACCATGATGTGCCTGTGTTAACTGCCAATGGATATTCCATCGGACTTCATGACTTCACGACCTACTATCGCAAGTTTGGCTATGAACAGGCTGATCGCCTTTATTACACCTGTGAATTAGTGCCTGGTGTGCGCTTGATTGGGTTGAACTCTAACCAGTTCGATGAGGAAGGTCATCAGTTAGGGGCTATGGATGCAGAGCAATTGCTATGGTTGCAACAGGTATTGGCAACCTATCAGCAGGAAGTGACAT
The window above is part of the Cyanobacteriota bacterium genome. Proteins encoded here:
- a CDS encoding hemolysin family protein, with amino-acid sequence MISLTIVVLLVLVGSAICSGSEAALFSIPLVKARQLAQQSRQPAAQALLAIRENMNRPIASLVILNNMFNIVGSIMVGHVALTTLGNAWLGAVSALLTFLIIIFGEIIPKTLGERYAEQVAVIIALPVRGLTILLTPVVWCLEQILKPINKPSHRPTTNEAEIQLLARIGLQEGIIEDDEAEMIQKVFRLNDVTAADVMTPRTEMTYLRGSLTLAEAEEDIINSQHTRIVVIDKTVDQVIGVALRHKLLVAMLRGQQQATIASLCRKARFVPEVVRADKLLKMFQETREHLMVVLDEYGGVSGVVTLEDVLEVLTGEIVDETDMIVDLQVIARKRRNTMLADSLQPST